A genomic window from Pyxidicoccus trucidator includes:
- a CDS encoding LTA synthase family protein has protein sequence MARRPLNPQALSFQEKRSVLWPCLGVILASAGLVAATELSIAAFSPAGLQGIHERNLWSMAISVGVLTGVVGLLWTATDRLGVALGLVGAGLLFTSSLHIRKLQLIGRPLVPWDFLEWRQVTSLAPTLLPGAGAFAAILAGLVLLAAVVATVRAVRRGRPRFPLPGRARAVLAVASLAYLGLITFFAHVPLLPKAFIRFGVMHQVWDQRSNFQVNGLPLMLLWNWEGLRLEPGAAYSVEAVRSALGRDAEAPAPVPAEPVDVVIYMAESLWDPTQLGVRLSTDPLPFLRGLAATHSAGHLISPAFGGGTANAEFELLTGMSASFVPDGAFPYQHYVLKPVEALPSLFRDAGYQTTAIHPFHAWYWSRDVVYPLLGFDAFQPLTDFASAKLEGPWVSDEAVVDHILQQLEDTGRPRFVMAVTMSTHGPYSLPLTGAEEVQVLGELSPENKLLLTNYAHKLRQADRALERLVRALEARPRKTLLVVFGDHLPMLGPNYSLYRETGFLQEPWTDTQRERMAEVPVVLWSNFAMPKQDVHLSMGMLTPRILEAAGMKPHGFFAFLTELSRAVPVVKGDVLKTASGEYLPLSERDAVSPAPGSAAEWLRRYRLLTFDRLAGERFSVVPARRDRAAGPSTAEAPAP, from the coding sequence TTGGCACGCCGTCCACTGAACCCGCAGGCGCTCTCGTTCCAGGAGAAGCGGTCCGTCCTCTGGCCATGCCTCGGCGTCATCCTGGCCTCCGCCGGGCTTGTCGCCGCGACGGAGCTGTCCATCGCGGCGTTCTCACCCGCGGGCCTTCAGGGCATCCACGAGCGCAACCTCTGGTCGATGGCCATCAGCGTGGGCGTCCTCACCGGCGTGGTGGGGCTGCTCTGGACCGCGACGGACCGGCTCGGCGTCGCGCTGGGCCTGGTGGGCGCGGGCCTGCTCTTCACGTCCTCGCTCCACATCCGGAAGCTCCAGCTCATCGGCAGGCCGCTGGTGCCCTGGGACTTCCTGGAGTGGCGGCAGGTGACGTCGCTCGCGCCCACGCTGCTTCCCGGCGCCGGGGCCTTCGCCGCCATCCTCGCGGGCCTCGTCCTGCTGGCCGCCGTCGTGGCCACCGTGCGCGCCGTGAGGCGGGGCCGCCCCCGCTTCCCGCTGCCCGGGCGCGCGCGGGCAGTCCTCGCCGTGGCGTCGCTGGCGTACCTCGGCCTCATCACCTTCTTCGCGCACGTGCCCCTGCTCCCGAAGGCCTTCATCCGCTTCGGGGTCATGCATCAGGTGTGGGACCAGCGCTCCAACTTCCAGGTCAACGGGCTGCCGCTGATGCTGCTCTGGAACTGGGAGGGGCTGCGCCTGGAGCCAGGGGCCGCGTACTCGGTGGAGGCCGTGCGCTCCGCCCTGGGCCGTGACGCGGAGGCGCCCGCCCCCGTGCCCGCCGAGCCGGTCGACGTCGTCATCTACATGGCGGAGTCCCTCTGGGACCCGACGCAGCTGGGCGTGCGGCTCAGCACGGACCCGCTGCCCTTCCTGCGCGGGCTCGCCGCCACCCACAGCGCGGGCCACCTCATCAGCCCGGCCTTCGGTGGAGGCACGGCCAACGCGGAGTTCGAGCTGCTCACGGGCATGTCGGCCTCCTTCGTCCCGGATGGCGCCTTCCCGTACCAGCACTACGTGCTGAAGCCCGTCGAGGCGCTCCCCTCGCTGTTCCGGGACGCCGGCTACCAGACGACGGCCATCCATCCGTTCCACGCCTGGTACTGGAGCCGCGACGTGGTGTACCCGCTGCTGGGCTTCGACGCGTTCCAGCCGCTCACCGACTTCGCCTCCGCGAAGCTGGAGGGCCCCTGGGTGTCGGACGAGGCCGTCGTGGACCACATCCTCCAGCAGCTCGAGGACACGGGCCGGCCCCGGTTCGTCATGGCCGTCACCATGTCCACCCATGGCCCCTACAGCCTCCCGCTCACCGGCGCGGAGGAGGTCCAGGTGCTGGGGGAGCTGTCGCCCGAAAACAAGCTCCTGCTGACGAACTACGCGCACAAGCTCCGACAGGCGGACCGCGCCCTGGAGCGGCTGGTGCGGGCGCTGGAGGCGAGGCCGCGCAAGACGCTGCTGGTCGTCTTCGGCGACCACCTGCCGATGCTGGGCCCCAACTACTCCCTCTATCGGGAGACGGGGTTCCTCCAGGAGCCCTGGACGGACACCCAGCGCGAGCGCATGGCCGAGGTCCCCGTGGTCCTCTGGTCGAACTTCGCGATGCCGAAGCAGGACGTCCACCTGAGCATGGGCATGCTCACGCCGCGCATCCTCGAAGCGGCGGGGATGAAGCCCCACGGCTTCTTCGCCTTCCTCACCGAGCTGTCCCGCGCTGTCCCGGTGGTGAAGGGCGACGTGCTCAAGACGGCCTCCGGCGAGTACCTGCCGCTGTCGGAGCGCGATGCCGTGTCACCCGCCCCGGGCTCCGCGGCCGAGTGGCTGCGGCGCTACCGCCTGCTCACCTTTGACCGGCTGGCGGGCGAGCGCTTCAGCGTGGTGCCCGCTCGTAGGGACAGGGCGGCGGGGCCCTCGACGGCCGAGGCTCCCGCGCCCTGA
- a CDS encoding ROK family protein — protein sequence MDKATSVDVEMTKEPSSDTSSVWGGIDLGGTKIEAVVIDTAGAVLGHARHPTPGDGSVADVVQAMYGTLREATHAAGVTPQRLAGVGVGAPGSVDANKGTLSHVSNVGQGWKEPYPVAADLGDLVEGKVALGNDVQVAVAAEYRLGAGRPYRSVLGVWWGTGVGGGLVLNGVPWRGRGAAGEVGHVVVKPGGARCGCGRRGCMEAYAGRAAMERRARKAVRRGEKTMLFELMHKKGRPRLTSSIWSKALADEDTLATWLIDRAVRMLGAGLASAINLLDVEAVILGGGLGTRLGPDYAKHIHEAMRPHIFVPERQPPVLVAELGELAGAIGAALLGQPPMK from the coding sequence ATGGACAAGGCAACCTCGGTGGACGTCGAGATGACGAAGGAGCCCTCCTCCGACACGTCGAGTGTCTGGGGAGGCATCGACCTGGGCGGGACGAAGATTGAAGCCGTGGTCATCGACACGGCTGGCGCCGTCCTCGGTCATGCCCGGCATCCGACGCCCGGAGATGGCAGCGTGGCTGACGTGGTGCAGGCGATGTACGGCACCCTGCGGGAAGCCACGCATGCCGCGGGCGTGACGCCCCAGCGGCTCGCGGGGGTGGGCGTCGGGGCGCCGGGCTCGGTGGATGCCAACAAGGGCACGCTGTCTCACGTCAGCAACGTGGGGCAGGGCTGGAAGGAGCCGTACCCCGTGGCCGCCGACCTGGGAGACCTGGTGGAGGGCAAGGTGGCGCTCGGCAACGACGTGCAGGTGGCCGTGGCCGCGGAGTACCGCCTGGGCGCGGGGCGGCCGTACCGCTCGGTGCTGGGCGTGTGGTGGGGCACGGGCGTGGGAGGAGGGCTCGTGCTGAACGGCGTCCCCTGGCGCGGACGCGGCGCGGCGGGGGAAGTCGGCCACGTCGTGGTGAAGCCGGGAGGCGCCCGCTGCGGCTGCGGCCGGCGAGGCTGCATGGAGGCCTACGCGGGCCGCGCGGCCATGGAGCGCAGGGCGCGCAAGGCCGTGCGCAGGGGCGAGAAGACGATGCTCTTCGAGCTGATGCACAAGAAGGGGCGCCCCCGCCTGACGAGCAGCATCTGGTCCAAGGCGCTGGCGGACGAGGACACCCTGGCGACGTGGCTCATCGACCGGGCGGTGAGGATGCTCGGCGCGGGCCTCGCCTCGGCCATCAATCTACTGGACGTGGAGGCCGTCATCCTCGGCGGCGGACTGGGCACGCGGCTCGGGCCCGACTACGCGAAGCACATCCACGAGGCCATGCGCCCGCACATCTTCGTCCCCGAGCGCCAGCCTCCGGTGCTGGTGGCGGAGCTGGGGGAACTGGCGGGCGCCATCGGCGCGGCGCTCCTGGGGCAGCCTCCGATGAAGTGA
- a CDS encoding DUF2780 domain-containing protein gives MDLIGQLSQQLGVNGTQAQGVAGSLLKLVQGTVKEKLGPDAANQLGSAIPEMDSWQQAGTSAPQPMPGAGGGLMDAIGGLVRGNDGGGGGGGGGGMGAMLGSIGGVAAQAGEVAAVVSLLGRFNIDASKASLVAPLLLDFLKSRLDPGLISKVLAVVPMLSGGSGGGTPGGGGGLGGLLGGLMGGH, from the coding sequence ATGGACCTCATCGGACAGCTCTCGCAGCAGCTCGGTGTGAACGGTACGCAGGCGCAGGGAGTGGCGGGCTCGTTGCTGAAGCTGGTGCAGGGCACGGTGAAGGAGAAGCTGGGTCCGGACGCCGCGAACCAACTGGGCAGCGCCATTCCGGAGATGGACTCCTGGCAGCAGGCGGGCACGTCGGCCCCCCAGCCCATGCCGGGCGCTGGCGGCGGGCTGATGGACGCAATCGGTGGGCTCGTGCGTGGCAACGACGGGGGCGGGGGCGGCGGGGGCGGGGGCGGCATGGGCGCCATGCTGGGTTCGATTGGTGGCGTGGCGGCGCAGGCCGGTGAGGTGGCCGCTGTCGTCTCGCTGCTGGGGCGCTTCAACATCGACGCGAGCAAGGCGTCGCTCGTGGCCCCGCTGCTGCTCGACTTCCTCAAGTCGCGCCTGGACCCGGGGCTCATCAGCAAGGTTCTCGCGGTGGTGCCGATGCTGTCCGGCGGTAGCGGCGGCGGCACGCCCGGCGGGGGTGGCGGCCTGGGAGGGTTGCTCGGCGGACTGATGGGCGGTCACTGA
- a CDS encoding acyltransferase family protein, translating to MSSSSSAPRRAPLDACTGLRFLAAMGVVGYHFYCPPCEPGAPTFLGNLFQAGFTTVSLFFVLSGFILAYNYLDDRGGFVGTKRDFYRARFARIYPIYLLALVVDVPFFIRSIQMIEPAATAGEVARISLTTLTLTQAWLELGRPTWNIMAWTLSAEAFFYLLFPLVGPWLARQGTRRLLAVAVGTWLLGTTPFIAGAAVSWWGLEGSTSLLGSGLRAFGQLPAQLIPVTRLPEFIVGICLGLLFCRRTQAGRVAVRTAGLLATGAVLVTLIVLLPPKPSPVVQMGLLVPLFALSIWLLAGGVAWKGMLLGTRPLVLLGGASYALYLTHGTMMGYALALNTRTLALPHNGVALLLVPVAIACSLVLFKAVEEPGREWLRRIGRARPADVPATGSVSRS from the coding sequence ATGTCCTCTTCCTCTTCCGCCCCTCGCCGCGCTCCGCTCGACGCCTGCACCGGGCTGCGCTTCCTCGCCGCGATGGGAGTGGTCGGCTACCACTTCTATTGCCCGCCTTGTGAGCCGGGCGCGCCGACGTTTCTCGGCAACCTCTTCCAGGCGGGCTTCACCACGGTGAGCCTGTTCTTCGTCCTGTCTGGCTTCATCCTGGCCTACAACTACCTGGACGACCGCGGTGGCTTCGTGGGGACGAAGCGGGACTTCTACCGGGCCCGCTTCGCGCGCATCTACCCCATCTACCTGCTGGCGCTCGTGGTGGATGTGCCCTTCTTCATCCGCAGCATCCAGATGATTGAGCCCGCCGCGACGGCGGGCGAAGTGGCCCGCATCTCCTTGACGACCCTCACGCTGACGCAGGCGTGGTTGGAGCTGGGCCGGCCCACGTGGAACATCATGGCGTGGACGCTGTCGGCGGAGGCGTTCTTCTATCTCCTGTTCCCCCTGGTGGGCCCGTGGCTCGCGCGGCAGGGCACCCGGCGGTTGCTCGCGGTGGCGGTCGGGACCTGGCTGCTGGGCACCACGCCCTTCATCGCCGGAGCGGCCGTCTCGTGGTGGGGACTGGAGGGCTCCACCTCGCTCCTGGGCAGTGGCCTGCGCGCGTTCGGTCAGCTCCCCGCGCAGCTCATCCCCGTCACCCGGCTCCCCGAGTTCATCGTGGGCATCTGCCTCGGGCTGCTCTTCTGCCGCCGCACCCAGGCGGGCCGCGTGGCGGTGCGGACGGCGGGGCTGCTGGCCACCGGCGCCGTGCTCGTGACGCTCATCGTCCTGCTTCCCCCCAAGCCCTCGCCGGTGGTGCAGATGGGCCTGCTCGTGCCGCTGTTCGCGCTGAGCATCTGGCTGCTCGCGGGGGGCGTGGCCTGGAAGGGAATGCTGCTGGGCACGCGCCCGCTCGTGCTGCTGGGCGGGGCCAGCTACGCGCTCTACCTCACGCACGGCACGATGATGGGCTACGCGCTCGCGCTCAACACGCGCACCCTCGCCCTGCCCCACAACGGGGTCGCGCTGCTGCTGGTACCGGTGGCCATCGCCTGCTCGCTCGTCCTCTTCAAGGCAGTCGAAGAACCCGGGCGCGAGTGGCTCCGGCGAATCGGGCGGGCCCGACCCGCGGACGTCCCCGCGACGGGCTCCGTCTCGCGCTCCTGA
- a CDS encoding glycosyltransferase family 2 protein, which produces MPFFSIVIPTYNRARLLEDTLASVFAQEETDYEVLVVDDGSTDDTLETLARHGGRVRLLQQRNAGPGAARNLGIQEARGEYVVFLDSDDLWFPWTLATYRQVLRAQGGPSVVMGTAASFARPEELAGVTCAPVRVVGFPDYLASAGDATPRTACVVAVRTEALRRVGGFTPKRINGEDYDLLYRLGTEPGFAWVRAPVTVGYRQHGGSSSSALELSYQGTLYQLEQERLGRYPGGAARRRERLEMLLYNLRHVSHWLLSLRRADLALGLYRRGLSLHLAAPRWRYVLGFPPWAVATSVRQRVVGR; this is translated from the coding sequence ATGCCGTTCTTCTCCATCGTCATCCCCACCTACAACCGGGCACGGCTGCTGGAGGACACCCTCGCGTCGGTGTTCGCGCAGGAGGAGACGGACTACGAGGTGCTCGTCGTGGACGACGGGTCCACCGACGACACGCTGGAGACGCTGGCGCGGCATGGCGGGCGGGTGCGGCTGCTGCAACAGCGCAACGCGGGCCCGGGCGCGGCGCGCAACCTGGGCATCCAGGAGGCCCGCGGCGAGTACGTCGTCTTCCTGGACAGTGACGACCTGTGGTTCCCGTGGACGCTGGCCACGTACCGGCAGGTGCTGCGAGCGCAGGGCGGGCCCTCGGTGGTGATGGGCACGGCAGCGTCCTTCGCGCGTCCCGAGGAGCTGGCCGGGGTGACGTGTGCGCCGGTGCGCGTGGTGGGCTTCCCGGACTACCTGGCGAGCGCTGGGGACGCGACGCCGCGCACCGCGTGCGTGGTGGCGGTGCGCACGGAGGCGCTGCGGCGGGTGGGCGGCTTCACCCCGAAGCGCATCAACGGCGAGGACTACGACTTGCTGTACCGGCTGGGTACGGAGCCGGGCTTCGCGTGGGTGCGCGCGCCGGTGACGGTGGGCTACCGCCAGCACGGAGGCTCCTCGTCCTCGGCGCTGGAGCTGAGCTACCAGGGCACGCTGTACCAGTTGGAGCAGGAGCGGCTGGGCCGCTACCCAGGAGGCGCGGCCCGCAGGCGCGAGCGGCTGGAGATGCTCCTCTACAACCTCCGCCACGTGTCGCACTGGCTGCTGTCGCTGCGGCGCGCGGACCTGGCGCTGGGGCTGTACCGGCGTGGCCTGTCGCTCCACCTGGCCGCGCCGCGCTGGCGCTACGTGCTGGGCTTCCCGCCGTGGGCGGTGGCCACCTCCGTGCGCCAGCGCGTCGTGGGGCGCTGA
- a CDS encoding glycosyltransferase family 2 protein — translation MKKVDLVISIVNHSNPELLHDCLRTLYATTRDITFEVWIVDNATDGRGVEAMRRDFPQVRWLFNTERKGFSANHNQVLRAARGRYICIFNDDTIVHDGAFDALVRFMDENARVGMAGARLLNADGTIQNCTFRPMSLSGQLFDLVFLPRPLHFLKEREIDPAQYGHEEARVSWVLGACIVVREEALAEVGLLDEQLSPLGNTEDTDWCVRAWKAGWEVAFCPEAVITHLANRSFRPSVTGPDKVRIELWRTRLAYFRKHHGRLHEVAMRAILVGTLPYNAAVLTQTLLRGRTNVTEYRRQLATFLRISEMGLRARV, via the coding sequence ATGAAGAAGGTCGACCTGGTCATCTCCATCGTCAATCACAGCAACCCGGAGTTGCTGCACGACTGCCTGCGCACGCTCTACGCGACGACGCGCGACATCACCTTCGAGGTGTGGATAGTCGACAACGCCACCGACGGCCGGGGCGTGGAGGCGATGCGGCGCGACTTCCCGCAGGTGCGCTGGCTCTTCAACACGGAGCGCAAGGGCTTCTCCGCCAACCACAACCAGGTGCTGCGCGCGGCCCGGGGCCGCTACATCTGCATCTTCAACGACGACACCATCGTCCACGACGGGGCGTTCGACGCGCTGGTGCGCTTCATGGACGAGAACGCGCGTGTGGGCATGGCCGGTGCGCGGCTGCTGAACGCGGACGGCACCATCCAGAACTGCACCTTCCGGCCCATGTCGCTGTCCGGGCAGCTCTTCGACCTCGTCTTCCTGCCGCGCCCGCTGCACTTCCTCAAGGAGCGGGAAATCGACCCGGCGCAGTACGGGCACGAGGAGGCCCGGGTGAGCTGGGTGCTGGGCGCCTGCATCGTGGTGCGCGAGGAGGCGCTCGCGGAGGTGGGCCTGCTGGACGAGCAGCTGTCTCCGCTGGGCAACACCGAGGACACGGACTGGTGCGTGCGGGCGTGGAAGGCGGGCTGGGAGGTGGCGTTCTGTCCGGAGGCGGTGATTACGCACCTGGCGAACCGCTCCTTCCGTCCGTCCGTGACGGGGCCGGACAAGGTGCGGATCGAGCTGTGGCGCACGCGGCTGGCGTACTTCCGCAAGCACCACGGCCGGCTGCACGAGGTGGCGATGCGGGCCATCCTGGTGGGTACGCTGCCCTACAACGCGGCGGTGCTGACGCAGACGCTGCTGCGCGGGCGCACGAATGTGACGGAGTACCGGCGGCAGCTCGCCACCTTCCTGCGCATCTCCGAGATGGGCCTGCGCGCCCGGGTGTGA